CTTCGAACGCGCGCTCGGTCAATTGGCGGATCGTCGCGATGCGGCTGACCGGGTCGCCGTCGTTCGACAGTGCGCCGCCCATCACCTGCCCGTCTGCGATATCGTCGCACCGGCGGCACCATGCGTAGAGCAGCCACGCCCGCTCTCGTGTGGGCCGGTCGAACAGGCGGCTGGCGGCGGAAAAGCTCTTCGAACCTTCGGAGATAGACCGGTGGGCCGCTTCGACCAGCGCTGCGCGGTCTTGCCCCCCGCTGGAGCTCACAGGTCGCTGGCCTTCATCGCGAAGATCGGGGTGTGCGGGCGGTATTCGGACATCGCTTCGAGCAGGTCGGGCATGGTCTCGCGCGCGATAAGGATGCCTTGGTGCGCAGGGCGCACGAAGCCGACTTCGGCCATCCGGTCGTTGAACGCGATCAGGTGGTCGTAGAACCCGAAGGCGTTGAGCAGCCCGACCGGCTTGGTGTGATAGCCCAACTGCGCCCAACTCATCGCTTCCCACAGTTCGTCCATCGTCCCCACGCCGCCCGGGATCGTCACGAACCCGTCGGAGAGGTCGGTGAAGCGCTGCTTGCGTTCGTGCATCCCGGAAACGGTGAAAAGCTCGGTGCAATCGTGGTTGGCGACTTCACTGTTTGCGAGTGCATCGGGGATCACCCCGATCACTTCGCCGCCCGCCTCCAGCGCGCCGCTGGCGACTGCGCCCATCAGCCCGAGCCGCCCGCCGCCATAGACCACGCCGATTCCGCGTTCCGCCAGCGTCGCGCCGACTTCGCGCGCCAGCGCGAGGTAGCGCGGGTCTTCGGGTGAGGCCGATCCGCAATAGACGGCGAGGCGCTTCATTCGCTTAGGTCCCCGATCATCAGCCCGGCAGTCGCCTTGGCGCTGCCGACCACGCCGGGGATACCTGCCCCCGGATGCGTGCCGGCTCCCACCAGGTAGAGGTTGTCGATCACGTCGTCACGGTTGTGCGCGCGGAAATATGCGCTCTGCGTGAGGATCGGCTCGAGGCTGAACGCGCTGCCCAGGTGGGCGTTGAGGTCGCCGGTGAAATCGCGCGGGGTGTAGTGGAACTTGGTCACGATGCGATCGTCGATATCGGGGATCAGGCGGCGGCCCACTTCGGCCAGCACGCGCTGTTCGAGCAGCGGGCCGACCTGGTCCCAGTCGACCGTCAGCTTGCCCATGTGTGCGACCGGAACCAGCGCGTAGAACGTGCTCTTGCCCGGCGGCGCCATGCTCGGATCGGTTACCGTGGGGTGGTGCAGGTAGATCGAAAAGTCCTGCGGCAGCACGCCGTTTTCGTAGATATCGTCGAGCAGCCCGCGATAGCGGGGACCGAACAGGATCATGTGGTGCGGGATGCCCGGCCATGTGCCTTCGAGCCCGAAGTGGACCACGAACAGGCTGGGCGAGAAGCGCTTGCTCGCGAGCCGCTTGGCCTCGCTATCGCCGCGCTTTGTGCCGCCGAGCAGGTCGCGATAGGTGTGGACGATGTCACCGTTGCTGGCGACCGCGTGGAAACGCTCCTGCCAGCCCGAGGCGCATTCGACTTCGGTCGCGCGGCTGCCGATGGTGTGGATCTTCACCACCGGATCGCCGAGCCGCACGGTTCCGCCGAGCCGCTCGAAATGGCGCACCATCGCCGCGACAAGCCGGTTGGTGCCGCCGCGCGCCCACCACACCCCGCCGTCCTTCTCCAGCTTGTGGATCAAGGCGTATATCGAACTGGTGGTGAACGGGTTGCCGCCGACGAGCAGGGTATGGAAGCTGAGCGCTTCGCGCAGCTTCTCGTCCTTCACGTACTTGCTGACGATCGAATAGACCGAGCGCCACGCCTGGTGCTTGGCAAGCGCGGGCGCGGCTTTCACCGTGCTGGCGAAATCGAGGAACGGGATCGCGCCGAGCTTGCGATAACCTTCCTCGAACACGCCTTCGGAATAGTGCGAAAAGGCATCGTATCCGGCGAGGTCGAGCGGAGCGAGTCGTTCGATTGCCGCGCGAAGCTGCACCTCGTCGTTCGAATAGTCGAAGTTGGTCCCGTCGGGCCAGTTCAGGCGATAGAACGGCATCACCGGCATCAGCTCGATGTCGGCCGCCATGTCGTGCCCCGACAGCGCCCACAGCTCGCGCAGGCAATCGGGATCGGTGATGACGGTGGGTCCGGCGTCGAACGTGAATCCCTCGCGTTCCCACACGTAGGCGCGTCCGCCGGGCTTGTCGCGCGCTTCGACCAGCGTGGTCCTGATCCCGGCGGATTGCAGCCGGATGGCGAGCGCCAGTCCGCCGAACCCGGCGCCGATCACGCAAGCTGTCTTGCCTTCGGCACTCATGCCGCGCTCCTTCCGAGGGGATTTCCTTTCGAGGCGAGCGCCCCGATCGCGCTGGAAATGGGCACCGGGGGCTTGCCGCACAAGATGCGCGTCCGATCGATCCGGGTCGAACGCCCGGCATAGAACCGCTCTATCAGCGGCTCGCGAAGCGAGTAGAACCGGGCGAATACGCGCCAGCGTTCATCGGGCTTGGCTGCGCCGAACAGCATCCTCCCGAGGCGGCGATAGAATCGTGTCTTCGCCCAGTGGTTTCGCGCACGCGCCTCGAGCATCGCTGCCAGTTGCACTCCCGGCAGGTCCGCGTCGCGCGCGATCGCGAGCGCGGTCTCGACCGCGAACGGCAGCGAATAGCTGGTCAGCGGATGGAAGAACCCGCCGCGCGTTCCCGCGTTTGCCACGCCTTCGGTCCGACGCGCGGCCTGGAACGCGGCAAAGTTGCCCCCGGTCACAACCGGCAGCACGCCGGTCTCGAAGCCCAGCGGCCGCCCGCTCCACCCGGCGTATCCGCAATAGTGGTCGATCCGGCCCGAGAGGGCGCTGCGGTCGAGTGTGGGGCTGTCTGCGTAGTAGGTATCCTCGACGAACAGCTCTTCCGCGCCCAGCGGCAAGGTGTAGACGAAGCGATAGGCACTGTGCTGGGTGACGTCGGCATCCATGATCACCGGGTTTGCCAGCCCGTGCGGACGGTCGGTGCGAAGGTGTCGACCCATGAAGACCTGCCACCCGCCGGTGAGTTGGGGAGCGGCGGAAATTCCGCGGCAGTCGATCACCGCGCGGGCTTCGATCCGCTCGCCGCCCTTGAGGTCGATCCCGCGCGCATCGAGCGCGGCAACCGCACGATCGGTGCGGACAGCCTCTTCAGGCAGCTCGCGGCGCAGGGTGGCGTCGAAATCGACCGAGGACAGCGAGCGATACGTGGTTCCCAGACGCCTGATATATCCGGGGAAGTTGACGGTGTAGCCGCTCCACCGGTTGGTCCGGAACGGTTCGAGTAGCGCGGCACCCTCCGCCGACAGGTCGCTGGCAAACCACGACCAGCGATGGTTCCCGCCCAGCGTCTCTCCGCTTTCGACCAGCGTGAGGCGCAATTCGGGCCGCGCACGATGCAGCGCGAGCGCAACAAGTCCGCCCGCCAGTCCACCTCCGGCGATTGCAACATCGATGACGCGCCCGTTCATGTTGCGCCTGCCTAGGCGTGGAATCGCCGCTGGGCAATAATCTTGCGGGATGCAGCCGGTCTGTCATGATGCAGGTGATGAGCAGCCGCCTGATCCCGCACCGCAAAGCCGTGTTGCTGACCTTGGCGCTCGTGCTGGCCGCTGCCACAATCGAGTTCGCGATGGGGCGTCCGCCGATTTGTCCGTGCGGGTTCGTGAAATTCTGGCATGGCGTGGTCGAGTCCGACCAGAACAGCCAGCAGATCGCCGACTGGTACACCTTCAGCCACGTCACGCACGGGCTGATCTTCTATTTCGCCGGGTGGCTGCTGTTCGTGCGACTGGGATTGTTCGGCGGCAAACCAGCGCGCTGGGCGCTGCCGATCGCGGCGTTCGTCGAAGCAGCGTGGGAAGTGCTCGAAAACACCCCGATGGTGATCGATCGCTATCGCGAAGTGACCGTCAGTTATGGATACGCAGGGGACTCGATGGTCAATTCCATCGCCGACATCGGCTGGATGATCGTCGGGTTTCTGATCGCCAGCAGGTTGCCCGCCTGGGCCAGCGTCTTGCTGGCGATCTTCTTCGAGCTGTTCACCTTGTGGGCGATGCGCGACAACCTGACGCTCAACATCATTATGTTGCTCTGGCCGATCGAAGCGATCCGCCAGTGGCAGGAGGGAGCCTAGCGATCCGTCAGCACGGTCGGCGAAGCGCCCCGGCCGGGCCGACAAGCCGCATCGAAGCACGCGGATCGTCACCGGCGCCGTAAGTCTCGAGCCGCGCGACCCGACGGCGGCTGCCCCTGGCGAGGAGCTCGTCGACTTGCGCCAGCAGCATGTCGGGGTCGACCGGCTTGGCAAGGTAGCCATCGGCGCCCTCGAATTCCGCGATCTGGCGATCTTCGGGCTGGTCGCGCGCGGTCAACATCAGCACTGCCATGTCGGTCAGCCCTTCGCCGCGACGCAGGATGCGCAGCGCTTCGATCCCGCCCATGACCGGCATGATACAGTCGAGGATCACCAGCTTCGGGCGGCGAAAACGGATTGCTTCGAGAGCCTGCAGCCCGTCGGTGAAGTGCGCCACCGCATGGCCGGCGTCCATCAAAGATTCGATCGTGATCGCAGCGGCGAGTTCGTCGTCTTCGGCCAGCACAATCAGGCTCATCGCATCTCCTTCCTCCCGCGAGCAGGCATGGCTCCCGGTAAATCCCGGATATCCGATCGACGCGAACGGGACCCTGACGTGCCCCTGCGTAATTGCCCCTATTCGGCAGCGATCGCGTTTTGCGCGGCAGCGGCCAATTCATGGAGCGCGGCCATGTGCGCCCTGAACGCCTTGGCGCCCGCGCGGGTCAGCGAGGCCCAGGTGCGCTGCCGCCCGTCGAGCGGGGCTTTCCGCAACTTCACGTAGCCCGCGTCGCCGAGCGCGGAGAGGTGCTTGGATAGCACGCTGTCGCTTACATCGACGATATCGCGCAAGGTGGCGAATTCGGCTTCTTTGACGCGCGCCAGCACAGCTGCGATCTGCAACCGTGCCGGAGCGTGGAGCGTTGTGTCGAGCGCTGCGGTCATGCGCTGTGGTCCGTCAGCTGGCGCAGGTACACGCGCTGCCGCACCACGCTGAAGATCGTACCCATGATAAAGGCGATGGCAGCAAGGCCAGCCTTGCTCAACGGGGCGAAACTCGCCTCGCGCATTTGCACTGCGGAAACGACGAGCACCATGAGGAGGCCCAGGAAACCGAGCGTCACGGGCAGGGTCTTGTCGCGGCGAAACCCGGTGATCAGCAGCCCGCGCCGCCGCCGGTCGTAGTATGCCATCAAGGCTGCGGCGAGAATCACGATCCCGGAACCGACCAGTTGCACCTTGTCCGAGATCGTGATCGATCCGATCAGGACGAGGAACAGTGCCCCGTAAAGCGCGTGCCGCCAGGGCGGGCAAACCCCGGCGCGTTCGGCGAGGCGGTTTTCGCTGGCATGGACTCCGGCGAGCGCATCCAACGCGCTGCGACTATCTTCGGTCATTGCGGTCACCTTTCACTTTCCAATGTGGAAAGAGATAATCCTCACTTTCCGATTCGGCAAGTGATAATCTTCCAAAGTGGAAAGTGAGGAGTGCTGGACCGCACGTAAGCGGCTGGTTAGAGATTGCGCAAAGTCCCCGGAGAAGCCGATGCCCGATACTGCGACCGCCCTCGATCACGATGCACTGAGGCGCAAATATGCCGAAGAGCGCGACAAGCGCCTGCGCGCGGACGGGCTGGGGCAGTATATCCGGCTCGAAAGCGAATTCGCCGACCTGGCGACCGATCCGTATATCCCGATTACCCCGCGCGATCCGGTGACCGACCATGTGACGTTTGCCTTCATCGGCGGCGGGTTCTCCGGCCTCGTTGTTGGTGCCCGTCTCAAGGAGGCGGGGATCGAGGATTTCCGAATCATCGAGAAGGGCGGGGACTTCGGCGGCACCTGGTACTGGAACCGCTATCCAGGTGCGCAGTGCGACACCGCCAGCATGATCTACATGCCGCTGCTCGAGGAAACCGGGCACATGCCGAGCGAAAAATACGCCCATGCACCCGAAATCCGCGAACACTGTTCGCGCATCGGCAAGCAATACGGTCTTTACGAAAACGCGCTGTTCCACACGCAAGTGACCGGCCTCGCGTGGGACGAAACGCGCAAGTTGTGGGTCGTCACCACCAATCGCGGCGACGAATTTACCGCCAAATATGTCGGGATGGCCACCGGGCCGCTGCACGTCGCCAAGCTGCCGGGATTGCCGGGGATCGAGAGCTTCAAGGCAAAGAGCTTCCACACCAGCCGGTGGGACTATGCTTACACCGGCGGCGACCCCGAAGGCGCACCGATGACGAAGCTGGCCGACAAGCGGGTGGCGATCATCGGCACCGGGGCAACTGCAGTGCAGTGCGTGCCGCACCTGGCGCGCAGCGCGAAAGAACTATTCGTATTCCAGCGCACCCCGTCGTCGGTCGACGAGCGCAACAACGCGCCGCTCGATCCCGACTGGTTTGCGCAGGTTTCCGAACCGGGCTGGCAGAAGAAGTGGCAGGAAAACTTCGTCGGCAACCTCGGCGGCGGATTTGCTGCGGAGGACCTCGTGCAGGATGGCTGGACCGACCTCGGCAAGCGCATCCGCAACGAGATCATGGCGTTGCCGATGGAGGAACGCACCCCTGACAAGATCATGGCGGCGTTCGAAGGTGCCGATAACGAGAAGATGGAGGAAATCCGCCAGCGCGCCGAACGGATCGTTCGCGATCCCGAGGCGGGGCAGAAACTCAAGGCGTGGTATCGCCAGCTGTGCAAGCGGCCATGCTTCCACGATCAATACCTGCAGGCTTTCAACGAACCGGGCGTTGCGCTGGTTGATACCGACGGGCAGGGGGTTGAACGGATCACCGAGAACGGTGTGGTTGCTAACGGCGTCGAATACCCGGTCGACTGCATTGTCTACGCTTCGGGTTTCGAGGTCGGCACCGACTATTCCTCGCGCGCCGGGTTCGAGCTGACCGGACGCGGCGGGGAAACCGTGAGCGAACATTGGAAGGACGGGATGCGCACGCTCCACGGCCTGCAGCTTTACGGCTTTCCCAACGCGTTCATTGTCCAGCACACGCAAGCCGCGAACCTGATCGCCAACGTGCCGCACAACATCGTCGATCACGCCGATACCGTTGCAGCGATCGTGTCCGAAGCCGAACGCCGCGGCGCGGCGACGGTCGAGCCGACGGCGGAGGCGGAGAAGAGATGGGTCGACCTGCTGCTGACCGGGTTCGGCTCGCGATTCGGCGATACCACTTGCACGCCCGGCTACTACAACAACGAAGGTGAAGGGCTGGGCAAGGAAGCGCAGCTCAACGTCGGTCATCCGGCGGGCCCGCTGGGATACTTCAGCCACATCGCCGCGTGGCGCGCTTCGGGCACATTCGAAGGGCTGGATTTCGGCGGTTGAGCGGCCCGTTGATGCTTGTCATGCACATTTGATTTCAATCAAGGACTGATTGTAGGTTCTCGGGCAGCTTCCCAGACTGAAGGAGAAGTGTGCCATGAATGCCGTGAGTCCGGTCGAACCGTCGAACGCCGAAAGCCCCACCCATGTCGACGTGCTGATCGTCGGGGCGGGAATTTCCGGGATCGGCTCGGCCTATCACTTGCAGGACCAGTGCCCCGGCAAGAGCTATGCGATCCTCGAGATGAAGGACACGTTTGGCGGGACGTGGGAGACGCACAAGTATCCGGGCGTCCGTTCGGATTCGGACCTCTACACGTTCGGCTATCGCTTCAAACCGTGGGTCGGCACCCCGATCGCCACCGCCGAGGAAATCCTCAAGTACATGGGCGAAGTGATCGAGGAAAACGGGATCGGCGAGCATATCTTCTATGGCCACCGGATCACCCGCTGCGCGTATTCGCGCGACACCGCGCAGTGGACCGTCGAAGCAACCCGCCTGGCTGATGGTGCGCAAGCGGTGTTCACCGCCGGCTTCCTGTGGATGTGCCAGGGCTACTACGATCACGAGAAGCCCTACGTTCCGCCCGAATGGCACGATCGGGGCCTGGCGGACTTCAAGGGCGATTTCGTTCACGCCCAGCTGTGGGATCCGGAATACGACTACACCGACAAGCGCATCCTCGTGATCGGCTCGGGCGCGACCGCCGCCACGATTGTCCCCGCGTTCGCCGAGAAGGCTGCGCACGTCACGATGCTGCAACGTTCGCCGACCTACTTCATCTGCCGCGAGAACAGGAACGAGCTGGCCGACCGGCTGCGCGAAGTCGGGATCGATGAGCCGACCGTCCACCGCGTGGTACGCCAGCAGATCCTGCACGACCAGGCGAGGTTCACCCAGCGCTGCATCGACGAGCCGGACACCGTGTTCGAGGAGCTCAAGGAACTGGTGCGCGCCTTCACCGGCAAGCCCGATTTCGAATTCGAGCCGCACTTCACCCCGAAGTACCGCCCGTGGCAGCAGCGGCTGGCGTTCTGCCCCAACGGCGACGTGTTCCGCGCGGCGGTGGCGGGCAAGGTTACGGTCGTTACCGATACTATCGAGCGCTTCACTGAAACGGGCGTTCGCACGGCATCGGGCGAGGAGATCGAGGCCGACCTGATCGTTGCCGCCACCGGCTTCCGCCTGTCGGTGATGGGCGGCATCCCGTTCGAAGTCGACGGCGAGACGGTCGACTGGCACGACACCGTTACCTATCGCGGGATGATGTTCACCGGCGTGCCCAACATGGCGTGGGTGATGGGCTATTTCCGCGCCAGCTGGACCTTGCGGGTCGATATGCTTGGCGATTTCGTCTGCGGCCTGCTCAACCACATGGACGAGCTGGGCGCGCGCCAGGTCGAGGTCGCCTTCCGACCCGACGACGCGAGTATGGACATCGGCCCGTGGATCGATGCCGATAACTTCAACCCTGGCTACCTGATGCGCGGCCTTGGCCAATTGCCGCAAGCCGGCGACAGGCCCGACTGGCGTCACAACCAGGACTACTGGGCCGAACGCAACGAAATCCCCGCGATCGATCTCGATGGCACCGAGTTCGTCTACGATGGCAAGCGCGCCGATGGTCCGCCAGCCAATCGCGAGATGGCGAAAGCGGGCTGAGACCCGCTCGACATTCGCGCCGCCAGCGCCTAGACCTGCGGACATCCCCGGGGAGCCAGTGCTGGCCCAAGCGATCTTTCGCGAAGGCCTGACAAGAGCGGCTGAGAGGCAGGTGTCACGCCCTGCGACCCGTCGAACCTGAACCGATTAATATCGGCGGAGGGAGTGGGCGTGCGGCAACCGACATGCGCCCTCCGCTTACATGGAGTCACGCGCACATGGCCGACATCAACAGCAAGCTCGAAATCGGCGTTACCACCGGGCCGATCCGCGGCAGCCGCAAGATCCACGTGGGGCCGCTCAAGGTCGCCATGCGCGAGATCGACCTCGAGGGCGACGAACCGAGCGTGCGGGTTTACGACACGTCCGGCCCCTATACCGACCCTGCCGCAAGCATCGATATCCGCGCCGGCCTGCCGCAGCTACGCCGCGAATGGCAGCTCGCCCGCGGCGATGTGGAAGAATACGCTGCCCGCGAAGTGAAGCCGGAGGACAACGGACAGCTCGGGCCGGATCGCTCTGGCGGCGTCCCCGCGTTCCCCAATGTCCGCAAGAGCGTGCTGCGCGCCAAAGCGGGCGCGAACCTCTCCCAGATGCACTACGCCCGGCGCGGGATCATCACGCCCGAGATGGAATACGTTGCAGAGCGCGAGAACCTCGGCCGCGAGCGCCTGCGTGAAATGCCCGAGGGCAACTCGTGGGGCGCATCGATCCCCGAATACGTCACCCCCGAATTCGTGCGCGACGAAGTCGCGCGGGGCAGGGCAATCATCCCCTCCAACGTCAACCACCCGGAAGCCGAGCCGATGGCGATCGGGCGCAACTTCCTCGTCAAGATCAACGCCAACATCGGCAATTCCGCCGTGGCATCGGACGTGGCGAGCGAAGTCGACAAGATGGTCTGGTCGATCCGCTGGGGCGCAGACACGGTGATGGACCTCAGCACCGGCCGCAACATCCACGACACCCGCGAATGGATCATCCGCAACAGCCCTGTCCCCATCGGCACCGTGCCGATCTACCAGGCGCTGGAGAAGGTCGGCGGCATTGCCGAGGACCTGACCTGGGAGATCTTCCGCGACACGCTGATCGAACAGGCCGAGCAGGGCGTCGACTATTTCACCATCCACGCCGGGGTGCGACTGCCCTACGTGCCCATGACCGCAAAGCGCGTCACCGGCATCGTCAGCCGTGGCGGCTCGATCATGGCGAAATGGTGCCTCGCGCATCACAAGGAGAGCTTCCTGTACGAACGCTTCGACGAGATCACCGAGATCATGAAGGCTTACGACATCGCCTATTCGCTGGGTGACGGCCTACGCCCCGGCTCGATCGCCGACGCCAATGACGAGGCGCAGTTCGCCGAGCTCTACACGCTGGGCGAGCTGACCAAGCGCGCGTGGAGCCAAGACGTGCAGGTGATGATCGAGGGTCCCGGCCACGTGCCGATGCACAAGATCAAGGAGAACATGGACAAGCAGCTGGAGGCGTGCGGCGAGGCGCCGTTCTACACCCTCGGGCCGCTCGTCACCGATATCGCGCCGGGTTACGACCACATCACCAGCGGCATCGGCGCGGCGCAGATCGGCTGGTACGGCACCGCGATGCTCTGCTACGTCACGCCCAAGGAACACCTCGGCCTGCCCGACCGCGACGACGTGAAGGTGGGCGTGGTGACCTACAAGCTCGCCGCCCACGCGGCGGACCTCGCCAAGGGGCATCCTGCGGCCAAGGTCCGCGACGATGCGCTGTCGAAAGCCCGCTTCGAATTCCGCTGGCGCGACCAGTTCAACCTGAGCCTCGACCCCGACACGGCCGAGCAATATCACGACCAGACCCTCCCCGCAGAAGGCGCCAAGACGGCGCACTTCTGCTCGATGTGCGGGCCGAAGTTCTGCAGCATGAAGATCACGCAGGAAGTGCGCGACTTCGCGGCGAAGCAGAACAGCGCCCCCGACAAGTTCATCGCCGTCGAAGAAGCGGAGAAGGGGATGGAAGAGATGAGCGAAAAGTACCGCGACGGCGGCGATCTCTATGTTCCGGCCAAGTAGCCGGGGCATCGCCGCTGCCGCGCTCATCGTGGCTTTCACGATGCAATCGCCTGCGCTTGCCGATCCGCATCCCGATGCTGCTGCGGTTGTCCGAGCTCAGCGCGAGGTGTTCAACCGAGCGCTCGCGCAAGGCGACGCTGCTAGGATCGCTGCGGTGCTCGCCGATGATGCGATCCTCGTCAGCGGCACTGAAAGCCACGTCATTCGGGGTAAGGCCGCGCAAGTTGAATTATGGGAGAAGAGCTTCTCGAACGCTAACCGCACCATATACAAACGTACGCCGTCGAGTATTACGCTCTCGCCGATCTTTCCGCTGGCTCTGGAGGTCGGCACATGGCGCGGCGGAAAGGTCGACAGTCCGGGCGATTGGGCTGCTGGCAGCTACACCGCCAAGTGGCGGCGAGTGAACGGGACATGGAAGCTTGAGGTTGAGACATACATGACCACGGCGTGCGGTGGGAGTTTTTGCCAAGGTGCTGCTTTGGGGAGTTAGTTGGCCGTCGCCGTAATTCACCTTATTCGGTGCAGCGCCGTTTCGACAGTCCGGCCAGTGCAGCAAGATCTTTCTT
Above is a window of Tsuneonella mangrovi DNA encoding:
- a CDS encoding TIGR00730 family Rossman fold protein translates to MKRLAVYCGSASPEDPRYLALAREVGATLAERGIGVVYGGGRLGLMGAVASGALEAGGEVIGVIPDALANSEVANHDCTELFTVSGMHERKQRFTDLSDGFVTIPGGVGTMDELWEAMSWAQLGYHTKPVGLLNAFGFYDHLIAFNDRMAEVGFVRPAHQGILIARETMPDLLEAMSEYRPHTPIFAMKASDL
- a CDS encoding phytoene desaturase; its protein translation is MSAEGKTACVIGAGFGGLALAIRLQSAGIRTTLVEARDKPGGRAYVWEREGFTFDAGPTVITDPDCLRELWALSGHDMAADIELMPVMPFYRLNWPDGTNFDYSNDEVQLRAAIERLAPLDLAGYDAFSHYSEGVFEEGYRKLGAIPFLDFASTVKAAPALAKHQAWRSVYSIVSKYVKDEKLREALSFHTLLVGGNPFTTSSIYALIHKLEKDGGVWWARGGTNRLVAAMVRHFERLGGTVRLGDPVVKIHTIGSRATEVECASGWQERFHAVASNGDIVHTYRDLLGGTKRGDSEAKRLASKRFSPSLFVVHFGLEGTWPGIPHHMILFGPRYRGLLDDIYENGVLPQDFSIYLHHPTVTDPSMAPPGKSTFYALVPVAHMGKLTVDWDQVGPLLEQRVLAEVGRRLIPDIDDRIVTKFHYTPRDFTGDLNAHLGSAFSLEPILTQSAYFRAHNRDDVIDNLYLVGAGTHPGAGIPGVVGSAKATAGLMIGDLSE
- the crtY gene encoding lycopene beta-cyclase CrtY, which codes for MNGRVIDVAIAGGGLAGGLVALALHRARPELRLTLVESGETLGGNHRWSWFASDLSAEGAALLEPFRTNRWSGYTVNFPGYIRRLGTTYRSLSSVDFDATLRRELPEEAVRTDRAVAALDARGIDLKGGERIEARAVIDCRGISAAPQLTGGWQVFMGRHLRTDRPHGLANPVIMDADVTQHSAYRFVYTLPLGAEELFVEDTYYADSPTLDRSALSGRIDHYCGYAGWSGRPLGFETGVLPVVTGGNFAAFQAARRTEGVANAGTRGGFFHPLTSYSLPFAVETALAIARDADLPGVQLAAMLEARARNHWAKTRFYRRLGRMLFGAAKPDERWRVFARFYSLREPLIERFYAGRSTRIDRTRILCGKPPVPISSAIGALASKGNPLGRSAA
- a CDS encoding DUF2585 domain-containing protein, with the translated sequence MQVMSSRLIPHRKAVLLTLALVLAAATIEFAMGRPPICPCGFVKFWHGVVESDQNSQQIADWYTFSHVTHGLIFYFAGWLLFVRLGLFGGKPARWALPIAAFVEAAWEVLENTPMVIDRYREVTVSYGYAGDSMVNSIADIGWMIVGFLIASRLPAWASVLLAIFFELFTLWAMRDNLTLNIIMLLWPIEAIRQWQEGA
- a CDS encoding response regulator codes for the protein MSLIVLAEDDELAAAITIESLMDAGHAVAHFTDGLQALEAIRFRRPKLVILDCIMPVMGGIEALRILRRGEGLTDMAVLMLTARDQPEDRQIAEFEGADGYLAKPVDPDMLLAQVDELLARGSRRRVARLETYGAGDDPRASMRLVGPAGALRRPC
- a CDS encoding transcriptional regulator, translated to MTAALDTTLHAPARLQIAAVLARVKEAEFATLRDIVDVSDSVLSKHLSALGDAGYVKLRKAPLDGRQRTWASLTRAGAKAFRAHMAALHELAAAAQNAIAAE
- a CDS encoding flavin-containing monooxygenase codes for the protein MPDTATALDHDALRRKYAEERDKRLRADGLGQYIRLESEFADLATDPYIPITPRDPVTDHVTFAFIGGGFSGLVVGARLKEAGIEDFRIIEKGGDFGGTWYWNRYPGAQCDTASMIYMPLLEETGHMPSEKYAHAPEIREHCSRIGKQYGLYENALFHTQVTGLAWDETRKLWVVTTNRGDEFTAKYVGMATGPLHVAKLPGLPGIESFKAKSFHTSRWDYAYTGGDPEGAPMTKLADKRVAIIGTGATAVQCVPHLARSAKELFVFQRTPSSVDERNNAPLDPDWFAQVSEPGWQKKWQENFVGNLGGGFAAEDLVQDGWTDLGKRIRNEIMALPMEERTPDKIMAAFEGADNEKMEEIRQRAERIVRDPEAGQKLKAWYRQLCKRPCFHDQYLQAFNEPGVALVDTDGQGVERITENGVVANGVEYPVDCIVYASGFEVGTDYSSRAGFELTGRGGETVSEHWKDGMRTLHGLQLYGFPNAFIVQHTQAANLIANVPHNIVDHADTVAAIVSEAERRGAATVEPTAEAEKRWVDLLLTGFGSRFGDTTCTPGYYNNEGEGLGKEAQLNVGHPAGPLGYFSHIAAWRASGTFEGLDFGG
- a CDS encoding flavin-containing monooxygenase, whose product is MNAVSPVEPSNAESPTHVDVLIVGAGISGIGSAYHLQDQCPGKSYAILEMKDTFGGTWETHKYPGVRSDSDLYTFGYRFKPWVGTPIATAEEILKYMGEVIEENGIGEHIFYGHRITRCAYSRDTAQWTVEATRLADGAQAVFTAGFLWMCQGYYDHEKPYVPPEWHDRGLADFKGDFVHAQLWDPEYDYTDKRILVIGSGATAATIVPAFAEKAAHVTMLQRSPTYFICRENRNELADRLREVGIDEPTVHRVVRQQILHDQARFTQRCIDEPDTVFEELKELVRAFTGKPDFEFEPHFTPKYRPWQQRLAFCPNGDVFRAAVAGKVTVVTDTIERFTETGVRTASGEEIEADLIVAATGFRLSVMGGIPFEVDGETVDWHDTVTYRGMMFTGVPNMAWVMGYFRASWTLRVDMLGDFVCGLLNHMDELGARQVEVAFRPDDASMDIGPWIDADNFNPGYLMRGLGQLPQAGDRPDWRHNQDYWAERNEIPAIDLDGTEFVYDGKRADGPPANREMAKAG
- the thiC gene encoding phosphomethylpyrimidine synthase ThiC → MADINSKLEIGVTTGPIRGSRKIHVGPLKVAMREIDLEGDEPSVRVYDTSGPYTDPAASIDIRAGLPQLRREWQLARGDVEEYAAREVKPEDNGQLGPDRSGGVPAFPNVRKSVLRAKAGANLSQMHYARRGIITPEMEYVAERENLGRERLREMPEGNSWGASIPEYVTPEFVRDEVARGRAIIPSNVNHPEAEPMAIGRNFLVKINANIGNSAVASDVASEVDKMVWSIRWGADTVMDLSTGRNIHDTREWIIRNSPVPIGTVPIYQALEKVGGIAEDLTWEIFRDTLIEQAEQGVDYFTIHAGVRLPYVPMTAKRVTGIVSRGGSIMAKWCLAHHKESFLYERFDEITEIMKAYDIAYSLGDGLRPGSIADANDEAQFAELYTLGELTKRAWSQDVQVMIEGPGHVPMHKIKENMDKQLEACGEAPFYTLGPLVTDIAPGYDHITSGIGAAQIGWYGTAMLCYVTPKEHLGLPDRDDVKVGVVTYKLAAHAADLAKGHPAAKVRDDALSKARFEFRWRDQFNLSLDPDTAEQYHDQTLPAEGAKTAHFCSMCGPKFCSMKITQEVRDFAAKQNSAPDKFIAVEEAEKGMEEMSEKYRDGGDLYVPAK
- a CDS encoding nuclear transport factor 2 family protein, with amino-acid sequence MFRPSSRGIAAAALIVAFTMQSPALADPHPDAAAVVRAQREVFNRALAQGDAARIAAVLADDAILVSGTESHVIRGKAAQVELWEKSFSNANRTIYKRTPSSITLSPIFPLALEVGTWRGGKVDSPGDWAAGSYTAKWRRVNGTWKLEVETYMTTACGGSFCQGAALGS